The following DNA comes from Candidatus Methylacidiphilum fumarolicum.
CACAGTTCGAAAGCTTCCTCAGAGGCATCAATTGCTTGAAGAGCTTCCTTTGGACCACAATCAGCAATCAGTCCTATAACCCTCCCATCGATAGGACTGATCAGCTCAAAACTATCCAATGTGTCCACCCAGCTGTTCCCTATCTTAGCGAGTTTAATAATTTTTTCATTTTTTGTGAGTTGAGAATACATAATGACTTAGCTCTTAAAAAAAAATTTCTATAAACAAAAAAAGCAAATATTTATGGGACCGTTACAGGCTTATCCTTTTCAAAAGAATATCGCTCTACCTGAATCCAGCGGTCTCCTTCTTTGATAGGCTCTTTATGGATTTTTACATCTTTAACAATCAGTTTGCCACTTTGTTCATCGAACCAAAAGTCTATGTCATAAAATTTTTCTGGATCGCCTTTTTCTCGAAAATCTGTACAAGCAAAATATTCTTTTCCGGGGATTCTTCTCACTGGATTATGAATATCAACAAATTCCAAAGGAATATTTTTTCCTGTCTTAGGATCTTTCAAATAAAAGATTCCGCCTCCTTCTTTCATCTTTTGGGCTATATACTCATGAATAGCAGCTTTGACTTCCCAAGCACGTTTTTGTTCATACTCTCCAGGATGTTCAGTAGAGGGTAACCACCACCAAGGAATAGGATTGCGCGTTTGTAAAACCCATTTATCTCCTTCCCTCTTTGGAAATTTGTATACCCTTATATCCATTAAGAGCAACCCTGTGCCTTTAGGTTTCCACCAAAAATCGAGTTCATAAGGTTTGGAAGCATCGGAACTGTCATGAAATTGAACCGTAGCAAAGTATCCATATCCAGCTAAAGACCGGACCATACGGACTTTTTCATAGACAAGAGAAAATTCTTGATTAGAAACAGGATCGTGAAATGGGAATATTCCATTGGTAGATTTTTCTGAAATATATTTTTGAACTTCCTGTTCAATTTCCGCTTTCGTAAATTCAGTTTCCTGACAAAGTCCATGAATAGTGCTTAGAGCCAGAAAAAAAACAGCGAATAAAACACCGCTTTTCAAAAAAAACGCATTCACTTTAATGATCCTTTAGAAATAATGGATGAGTAATCCTAGAGCATTGTCAAGAAATGTTTTCACAGGCAATGACAAATACGAGTGAACGCCGGGAAAGCCCACACTTTTAAGAGTGGGATGAGAGGCGGCTTCATTAAGTTGCAAATATCTAATGGTTGTGGTATAACATCTGGCCGTAGGGCTGGACCGGTCCGAACTAACGCCTCTGGAGAAGGAAGCCTCTGTTCGAATATTGGGAAGCAATCCCTATGTTCGAGTAAGCATGCCTTCGGTGAAAGAGGAAGCCCACCCTTTTAAAGGTGGGAGGAGGTCACTAAGTTTTCGTGAACCAATGGTAGAGCATAAAATAGACTAAAACGCCAGTGATTGACACATAAGCCCAGCTAGGCCAAAGCAATTTGGTAATCCGGGTATGCTTACGAAATTGGCCTGTGAGGGCATAGTAAACAGCAAAAAAAATAGCGGGTAGATTGACGATGGCAAGAATGGTATGCGTTGTCAATATTGAAAAATAGACAGGCCTGGACCAATCGTGCCTAGGAAATGGAGTGGCTCCATGATAATAATGGTAAATGAGATAACAAGTAAGAAACGCAATAGAGAGCCCCACAGCAATGAGCATCATCCACTTGTGCAAGTCCTGTCTGCCACGTTTAATGCTAATATAGCCAAACAAAAGAAAACAGAAAGTCAGGGCATTTAAAGAGGCATTAATAGCAGGCAAATCTTTTACTTGCATCGATTTGAATAGTCTTTTCTTCTAGAAGGCAAAGACAATTGACTTTCAAAAATTCCTTCCAGCTAGCTTTGCAGTTTCTCTCTTTTCTTAAGTTCCTTTGTTCGTCTTTGAAGATTCTTGCAATAAAAGAAGAATATCTATGGAAATATCCTTTGGTGTTTTTTGATTGAGTCCATCATAATATTTCCTAATAAATCCATCCTGATCTACTAATACAAATTGAGTTGAGTGAAAGAATTTTCCTTCCGCTTGCACTTTATCTTTAGGATTCTCCCCCATTCCCAGCGCTAGCCCCTTGACTACAAATTCCTGAATCTCTTGTGGTTTACCCGTTACAAAGAACCAAAAAGAAGGGTCTGCATGATATCCCTCAGCATATTTTCTTAAAACGGCGCCAGTATCTTCTTCTGGATCAATAGAAATGGACACTAGCCTTACTCCTTCAATCTTTCCAAGGATACTTTGCAACTGGGACATCCTAAGTGTTTCAGTCGAACAAGGACCAGGACAGTGCGTATAAATGAGATCAGCCACCCAAATTTTCCCTTTTAAGTCGTTGGCAGTGATCGTGACACCATCGGATCGAACAAAAGAAAAGGGGGGAATTTGCCTAATTTTAGGCATATTGGACCTTGCTTTCCAGTATTTTACCTGAAAGTAGCTGGATGTTAGGTTCAGGAAAAAGGAAATAGCAACAAGAGATATAAATAGAACAACAAGGGTCTTAATAAGACTTTGAGAGTTTTCTTTGTGTTGAAGGCTCATGGATTTTTCACTTTTATTTTATCGGTCACCCAAATACTTATTGCCGTGACAAGCACGAAAAATATAAATGTTATTACAAAATACATAACCAACGTATGGAGAGCAAGAGTAGAATGTGGGGACAACCAAAACCGTAACATCTCTAGTCCATAATACAATGGGTTAAGAAAAATCAGCGTTTTAATCCACCCATAGGCTCCTTCAGCAGGAAACAAGGCTCCTGATAAGAGCCATAAAGGCATCAGGAAGAGATTCATCAGGGCATGATAGCCTTGAACAGAATCAAGTGGCCATGCAAGGATATAGCCCACGGCAGTCATCGCCATTCCGAGCAAGAATAATGTTACAGCCACACCAAGCAATCGCTCCATACTAAATGGGATACCTAGAGGCAGAGACAAAAAATAAACAAGTAATGATTGTAACAATCCTAAAGAAGTTCCGCCTAAGAGCTTCGAAAAGACAATCGAACTACGCGATATTGGCGCACATAGCACCCCTTGGAGGAAACCTTCCTTTCTGTCCTCAATGATGGAAATAGTCGAGAAAATAGCTGTAAAAAGAAGGATGAGAAGAAGCATGCCAGGGAAAAAGTATAGCAGATAGTTTGGTTCATTGGATGAA
Coding sequences within:
- a CDS encoding DUF420 domain-containing protein — its product is MQVKDLPAINASLNALTFCFLLFGYISIKRGRQDLHKWMMLIAVGLSIAFLTCYLIYHYYHGATPFPRHDWSRPVYFSILTTHTILAIVNLPAIFFAVYYALTGQFRKHTRITKLLWPSWAYVSITGVLVYFMLYHWFTKT
- a CDS encoding SCO family protein; translated protein: MPKIRQIPPFSFVRSDGVTITANDLKGKIWVADLIYTHCPGPCSTETLRMSQLQSILGKIEGVRLVSISIDPEEDTGAVLRKYAEGYHADPSFWFFVTGKPQEIQEFVVKGLALGMGENPKDKVQAEGKFFHSTQFVLVDQDGFIRKYYDGLNQKTPKDISIDILLLLQESSKTNKGT
- a CDS encoding ABC transporter permease, with product MKQPIRRVENIPLAIYTLWMREVVRFLRQKNRIIGALGTPLVFWLLIGSGVGKSFHSSNEPNYLLYFFPGMLLLILLFTAIFSTISIIEDRKEGFLQGVLCAPISRSSIVFSKLLGGTSLGLLQSLLVYFLSLPLGIPFSMERLLGVAVTLFLLGMAMTAVGYILAWPLDSVQGYHALMNLFLMPLWLLSGALFPAEGAYGWIKTLIFLNPLYYGLEMLRFWLSPHSTLALHTLVMYFVITFIFFVLVTAISIWVTDKIKVKNP